In Streptomyces sp. 840.1, one DNA window encodes the following:
- the cas2e gene encoding type I-E CRISPR-associated endoribonuclease Cas2e gives MTVIVLTNCPVALRGFLTRWLLEISPGVFIGGPSTRVRQALWAEVRKYSGQGRALLAYSDNSEQGYAFETHDHKWHPVDHEGLTLILRPKDRPPPALSPPTKGWSKAAKRRRFGGR, from the coding sequence GTGACGGTCATCGTCCTTACCAACTGCCCGGTGGCCCTGCGTGGTTTCCTCACGCGCTGGCTCCTGGAGATTTCCCCGGGCGTCTTCATCGGCGGCCCCTCTACACGCGTGCGGCAGGCATTGTGGGCGGAGGTCAGAAAGTACTCGGGCCAAGGACGGGCCCTCCTTGCGTACAGCGACAACAGCGAGCAGGGATACGCGTTCGAGACCCACGACCACAAGTGGCACCCGGTGGACCACGAGGGCCTCACGTTGATCCTCCGCCCGAAGGACAGGCCTCCGCCCGCTCTGTCACCACCCACCAAGGGCTGGAGCAAGGCCGCGAAGCGGCGGCGGTTCGGGGGGCGTTGA
- a CDS encoding flotillin family protein, with product MSPVLLAIVGVVVLLVLLALVVITRYKVAGPSEAFIITGRRGKKSVDPVTGRASIDNSGQKVVVGGGVFVVPFVQQKFTLDLSSRHIPVAVRGAVTLRGVKSNLEGVAIVKVGGSEDAIRAAAQRFLQQQNGIVGFTQEVLSGALRAIVGRMSVEDIIRDRAAFAGQVAEEAEASLSGQGLILDAFQIQDITTEGSYLEDLGRPEAARAKQEADIAEAIARRASEQARLKAAEEIAIAERTYYLKQAEIKVETEAAAAKANAAGPLAEAARRQEILQEQEKVAQRQAALTDRELDTKVRKPADAARYQAEQEAEARRIAQVKEAEADAERSRLTGEGEKLHRSALADAIRIEGESEAAAIAARGAAEAEAMQKKANAFAQYGDAAVLQMLVEVLPHVVAKASEPLSAIDKLTVISTDGASQLSRTVTDNVAQGMELLSSTTGVDLAALLQNLKGANPKPEVPAQPATPSASTAQNGKIEVTD from the coding sequence ATGAGTCCAGTACTGCTCGCCATCGTCGGAGTCGTCGTACTCCTCGTCCTGCTGGCCCTCGTGGTCATCACCCGCTACAAGGTCGCCGGGCCCAGCGAGGCCTTCATCATCACCGGCCGCCGCGGCAAGAAGTCCGTCGACCCGGTGACCGGGCGGGCCAGCATCGACAACAGCGGCCAGAAGGTCGTCGTCGGCGGCGGCGTCTTCGTCGTCCCGTTCGTGCAGCAGAAGTTCACCCTGGACCTCTCCAGCCGGCACATCCCCGTCGCCGTGCGCGGGGCCGTCACGCTGCGCGGTGTGAAGTCCAACCTGGAAGGCGTCGCGATCGTCAAGGTCGGCGGCAGCGAGGACGCCATCCGGGCCGCCGCCCAGCGCTTCCTCCAGCAGCAGAACGGCATCGTCGGCTTCACCCAGGAAGTGCTCTCCGGCGCTCTGCGCGCCATCGTCGGCCGGATGTCGGTCGAGGACATCATTCGCGACCGGGCCGCGTTCGCCGGCCAGGTGGCGGAGGAGGCCGAGGCCAGCCTGTCCGGTCAGGGCCTGATCCTGGACGCCTTCCAGATCCAGGACATCACCACGGAGGGCTCCTACCTGGAGGACCTCGGCCGCCCCGAGGCCGCCCGCGCCAAGCAGGAGGCGGACATCGCCGAGGCGATCGCCCGCCGCGCCTCGGAGCAGGCCCGGCTGAAGGCCGCCGAGGAGATCGCCATCGCCGAGCGGACGTACTACCTCAAGCAGGCCGAGATCAAGGTCGAGACGGAGGCCGCCGCCGCGAAGGCCAACGCCGCCGGCCCCCTCGCCGAGGCCGCCCGCCGCCAGGAGATCCTCCAGGAGCAGGAGAAGGTAGCCCAGCGCCAGGCCGCCCTGACCGACCGCGAGCTCGACACCAAGGTCCGCAAGCCCGCCGACGCCGCCCGCTACCAGGCCGAGCAGGAGGCGGAGGCCCGCCGCATCGCCCAGGTCAAGGAGGCCGAGGCGGACGCCGAACGCTCCCGCCTGACCGGTGAGGGCGAGAAGCTCCACCGCTCGGCCCTCGCCGACGCCATACGCATCGAGGGCGAGTCCGAGGCCGCCGCCATCGCGGCCCGCGGTGCGGCCGAGGCCGAAGCCATGCAGAAGAAGGCGAACGCCTTCGCCCAGTACGGCGACGCCGCCGTACTCCAGATGCTCGTCGAGGTCCTCCCGCACGTCGTCGCCAAGGCCTCCGAGCCGCTGAGCGCCATCGACAAGCTGACCGTGATCTCGACGGACGGCGCGAGCCAGCTCTCGCGCACCGTCACGGACAACGTCGCCCAGGGCATGGAACTCCTCAGCTCCACCACGGGCGTCGACCTCGCCGCCCTCCTGCAGAACCTCAAGGGCGCAAACCCGAAGCCGGAGGTCCCGGCCCAGCCGGCCACCCCCTCGGCCTCCACCGCCCAGAACGGCAAGATCGAGGTCACGGACTGA
- a CDS encoding peroxiredoxin: MGSSPQLGHNVPDFTLPGGALDGDTFERRDYTLSAARGRAVVLAFYPGDNTAVCTKQLCSYSSGMETFEGLDAEVWGISPQDVDSHESFARAHNLRMPLLADTGRELARTFGVAAPGIGVRRAVFLIDAEGVLRWKHVALLGATFQSLDTLAGHLSGIQTP; this comes from the coding sequence ATGGGCTCGTCACCACAACTCGGCCACAACGTCCCGGACTTCACACTCCCGGGAGGCGCACTCGACGGTGACACGTTCGAACGCCGCGACTACACACTCTCCGCCGCCCGCGGCCGGGCCGTGGTCCTCGCCTTCTACCCCGGCGACAACACGGCCGTGTGCACCAAGCAACTCTGCTCGTACTCCTCCGGCATGGAGACCTTCGAGGGGCTCGACGCGGAGGTCTGGGGAATCAGTCCACAGGATGTGGACAGCCACGAGTCCTTCGCCCGCGCCCACAACCTGCGGATGCCGCTGCTGGCGGACACCGGCCGCGAACTCGCCCGGACCTTCGGGGTGGCCGCGCCCGGCATCGGTGTGCGGCGGGCGGTGTTCCTGATCGACGCCGAGGGGGTACTGCGCTGGAAGCACGTAGCGCTCCTCGGGGCCACTTTCCAGTCACTGGACACCCTGGCCGGCCACCTCTCCGGCATCCAGACCCCCTAG
- a CDS encoding alpha/beta hydrolase: MTRRQPPAAAVLLLHGGREDGLGAPPPGPFNLPALRMRPFARALRRALPGDVVVRTVRYGHRGWNGPRADPLHDAVRALDELRRAAGDIPVVLVGHSMGGRAALHAAGHPLVRGVVGLAPWGPDGDPVEQLAGRDVVLVHSPRDRVTSPAGSRTLTARARRAGARSCLVTVHGSDHPMLRRAAAWHRLTTALVTGLLDLAPLPGPVAEALRLPPGSSGEDGTVDLDRLLPGGGSGGGSGGATGGAARSGTAR; this comes from the coding sequence ATGACACGACGACAGCCCCCCGCGGCGGCGGTACTCCTGCTGCACGGCGGACGGGAGGACGGGCTCGGGGCGCCGCCGCCCGGACCGTTCAACCTGCCCGCGCTGCGCATGCGTCCCTTCGCGCGCGCCCTGCGGCGGGCGCTGCCGGGGGACGTCGTGGTGCGCACCGTCCGGTACGGGCACCGGGGCTGGAACGGGCCCAGGGCCGATCCGCTGCACGACGCCGTGCGCGCCCTGGACGAACTGCGGCGGGCGGCGGGGGACATCCCCGTGGTGCTGGTGGGGCACTCGATGGGGGGCCGCGCCGCGCTGCACGCCGCGGGGCATCCGCTGGTACGGGGTGTGGTCGGCCTCGCCCCGTGGGGTCCGGACGGTGACCCGGTCGAGCAGCTCGCCGGGCGCGACGTCGTCCTCGTGCACAGCCCCCGGGACCGGGTCACCAGCCCGGCGGGCTCCCGGACGCTCACCGCACGGGCCCGCCGGGCCGGGGCGCGCAGCTGTCTGGTCACCGTGCACGGCAGCGATCACCCGATGCTGCGCCGCGCGGCCGCCTGGCACCGGCTGACCACCGCCCTGGTCACCGGGCTGCTGGACCTGGCCCCGCTGCCGGGGCCGGTCGCCGAGGCCCTGCGGCTGCCGCCGGGGTCCTCCGGGGAGGACGGGACGGTGGACCTGGACCGGCTGCTCCCCGGAGGCGGGAGCGGCGGCGGGAGCGGTGGTGCGACGGGCGGGGCGGCGCGCTCGGGTACGGCCCGCTGA
- a CDS encoding HAD family hydrolase: MIETIVLDVGETLIRDDRYWSAWADWLDAPPHTLSALVGAAVVQGRDNADALRLLRPGIDIAAEYAAREAAGCGESLDERDLYADVRPTLAALQGRGIRVIVAGNQTAKAGQLLRAFDLPADLVVMSAEWGVAKPAPEFFARVLAVSGAGPQSTLYVGDHPANDVFPARTAGLLTAHIRRGPWGYWWADDPEVRAAADWSINSLTDLLDVVSP, from the coding sequence GTGATTGAGACCATCGTCCTCGATGTCGGCGAAACCCTGATCCGCGACGACCGGTACTGGAGCGCCTGGGCCGACTGGCTCGACGCACCTCCGCACACGCTCAGCGCCCTCGTGGGAGCCGCGGTCGTCCAAGGTCGGGACAACGCAGACGCCTTGCGACTTCTGCGCCCCGGCATCGACATCGCCGCCGAGTATGCCGCCCGCGAGGCAGCCGGCTGTGGCGAATCCCTTGACGAGCGCGACCTCTACGCCGATGTCCGCCCCACCCTGGCGGCGCTTCAAGGACGGGGCATCCGCGTGATTGTGGCCGGCAACCAGACGGCGAAGGCGGGCCAGTTGCTACGCGCCTTCGATCTGCCCGCCGACTTGGTGGTGATGTCCGCGGAGTGGGGTGTCGCGAAGCCGGCCCCGGAGTTCTTTGCCCGGGTCCTCGCGGTGTCCGGAGCGGGTCCTCAGTCAACGCTGTACGTCGGCGACCACCCCGCCAACGACGTGTTCCCCGCCCGCACGGCCGGGCTGCTGACAGCCCACATCCGTCGCGGCCCATGGGGGTACTGGTGGGCCGACGACCCCGAGGTTCGGGCCGCAGCGGACTGGTCCATCAACTCACTGACCGATCTGCTGGACGTGGTCTCCCCCTGA
- a CDS encoding helix-turn-helix domain-containing protein, producing the protein MPSTQPGLVGRRIAYCRSVARPKMTQKQLADRAHVALGTIRKIERGERSLTDDTLDAIAEALGVDPSRLVADRERVSTRIRDALPELSAAIATYDIPDGGPVRPMPQLRAAVDQVTAWRLSAQYLQIARAAPALLAELARAARTASGTGSPELASLLVTAYRCADSVAYKYGARDLSARLIELMRWAAPGADDPLLSATVSYVRTEVFFAARAHEPGLRSLERAVDACPAPDTNEAAAARGALHMRAAVIAGRAGYTDAADDHLDEARALADQVPEGIYQGTAFGPDSVRIHEVGVAVSLGNDHVQRAFDVAREWKPPADLPAERRSGFYIELARAQLWGGLMDDSFESLKLARRIAPQHTREHPWVREDAATLRRLRRADAESLTNFAEWCHAG; encoded by the coding sequence ATGCCATCGACCCAGCCGGGTTTGGTGGGCCGGCGCATTGCGTACTGCCGCAGCGTCGCCCGCCCGAAAATGACCCAGAAGCAACTCGCCGACCGAGCCCACGTCGCCCTCGGCACCATCCGCAAGATCGAGCGCGGGGAGCGCAGCCTCACCGACGACACCCTCGATGCCATCGCGGAAGCTCTCGGCGTGGACCCGTCCCGGCTCGTCGCAGACCGGGAGCGCGTATCCACCCGCATCCGCGACGCCCTCCCCGAACTCTCGGCAGCCATCGCCACCTATGACATCCCCGACGGCGGCCCCGTCCGACCGATGCCCCAGCTGCGGGCTGCGGTCGACCAGGTCACGGCGTGGCGCCTGTCCGCCCAGTACCTTCAGATCGCCCGCGCGGCTCCCGCCCTTCTGGCCGAACTCGCCCGAGCCGCTCGGACCGCGTCGGGGACCGGCAGTCCCGAGTTGGCGTCGCTGCTCGTCACGGCCTACCGGTGCGCGGATTCCGTCGCCTACAAATACGGGGCGCGAGACCTCTCTGCCCGGCTCATCGAATTGATGCGCTGGGCAGCCCCTGGCGCTGACGACCCGCTGCTGTCCGCCACCGTCAGCTATGTCCGTACCGAAGTCTTCTTCGCCGCCCGCGCCCACGAGCCAGGACTCCGATCCCTGGAACGGGCCGTGGACGCATGCCCGGCCCCAGACACCAACGAGGCTGCCGCCGCCCGCGGCGCACTGCACATGCGCGCTGCTGTGATCGCAGGCCGGGCGGGGTACACCGACGCGGCTGACGACCACCTCGATGAAGCGAGAGCCTTGGCCGACCAGGTGCCCGAAGGCATCTACCAGGGGACCGCGTTCGGCCCGGACAGTGTCCGCATCCACGAGGTCGGTGTGGCGGTCAGCCTTGGCAACGACCACGTTCAGCGCGCCTTCGATGTGGCCCGTGAGTGGAAGCCGCCCGCTGATCTGCCGGCCGAACGGCGCAGCGGCTTCTATATCGAGCTCGCCCGCGCCCAGTTGTGGGGCGGCCTCATGGACGACAGCTTCGAGTCCCTCAAGCTCGCCCGTCGAATCGCCCCGCAGCACACCCGCGAGCACCCGTGGGTTCGGGAAGACGCGGCGACACTGCGCCGACTGCGACGCGCTGATGCGGAATCGCTGACGAACTTCGCCGAGTGGTGTCACGCGGGCTGA